The Moorena producens PAL-8-15-08-1 genomic interval CGTCCGCACCTTGTAAGCCCCGTGGAAACCAACGGCAGTCGCTCATGGGGGGAACCCCCAAGACCGCGCTGCCTCCCCAAGACCGCACCGGTAGTCGCTCATGGGGGGAACCCCCAAGACCGCGCTACCTCGCTGCATCGCTATCGATCACAGCCACTAATTTCACCTCGGCAAACCTTGCCGACAATGTATGACTTACCCAGCGAAAATCCCAAAGAACCTGGTTTGCCTGACGAATTTCATTTCTTGATGCAGTCGCTCATGGGGGGAACCCCCAAGACCGCACCGGTAGTCGCTCATGGGGGGAACCCCCAAGACCGCGCTACCTCGCTGCATCGCTTCTTTCAACCCCTACTATTATTGTTAACCTTTGCCCCTGCCAACTCCGACCCAGAGTTAGTCTTTAGTGCAAGTGACCTCAATCTTTACTATGATCTCAACCATCCCGGTTGGTATAAGCGACCATATTGGTTTGGTGTAGTAGGTGTGCCTCGGCTTTATGAAAGCAAAGACCTACGTTTGAGTTATGTCATATGGCAAGAACAAGTCAGTCCATTCTTGATGCAGTCGCTCATGGGGGTTCCCCCCAAGACCGCACCGGTAGTCGCTCATGGGGGGAACCCCCAAGACCGCGCTACCTCGCTGCATCGCTTTTCGCGATATCCCCCGATTATGGTTACGCTGGATGACCCTTGAGGGGAATTTGATTCCTCTAGCAAACGAGGAGTTGGCACAAGCTCAGCTCGAAGCTATAAAAGCTAAGCAACGAGCAGAACGTTTGGCGGCGCGACTGCGTGAGTTAGGTATTAATCCAGACCAATTAGATTAAGTCGCTGTCTCGATGCAGTCGCTCATGGGAGGGATCCCCAAGACCGCGCTGCATTGCTGTTAAGGATTTGTGCGAACGCGCCCCGCGTGGCCTACGGCCAATCGCATTTTCACCACAATCACTGCATCAATGGTCAGTACTTTTAGTTCAGATGAGGATTCACCTGTCAAAACTACCCAGAGAATTGTCTTACAAAACGTCAGTTGGCAGACGTACAAGGCGCTATTGGCAGACTTAGGAGATCATCGAGCCTCGCGTCTTGCCTATGCTCAAGGAATGCTAGAAATCACGATGCCCTCAGATCGCCATGAGACATACAAGCAGCTGCTAGAACGGATGGTGAATACCTTAACCGAAGAACTGAATCTTCGGGTCAAAGGGTTTGCTTCTACAACCCTGAATCGGGAGGATTTAGAGCATGGTGCAGAACCTGACTCTTGCTACTACATCGGCAATGTTGACTGTATTCAAGGCAGAACAGTAGATTTAGCCAACGATCCTCCACCAGACTTGGTGATTGAAGTCGATATTACCAGTTCATCCAGTCGGAGATTTGGGATTTACAAGCAGATAGGAGTGCCTGAAGTTTGGCGTTATATAGGAAAGAGTGTAGAAATTTACCGGCTGCAAAATGGAGACTATGTTCGTTGTCAGGACAATTTCACCTTTGAGATTCTCTCTGTAGAGATTATCAATCAGTTTTTGCAGCAGGCAGAAACCCAGGATGACACTACAATGATTTTAGCTTGGCGTAAATGGGTCAGGAAAAATCTACCAGAAGATTAACGTTGCGGCTATAGTATTTGGTTTTAAGGTGTTGCTGAATACTCTATTCAGCAACACCTTAATGAGGATTATTAAGGCGTTGCAACCTAAACTTCTCCTCGAATTTATACAGACTGAGATTCCTAGCTTAAATTAGGGAATTGCTTGTACAAAAAATACCAATTAAAGTAGGGTGGACTAAGTAATCTAATCTAGAATACTCAAAACAAACAAACTGTTTTTGGCCACCTTACAAGCTCACAACTTGCCTCTAAAAAAAATACCAATTAAAGTAGGGTGGGCAAAGTAATCTAATCTAGAATACTCAAACAAAACAAATTGTTTTTGCCCACCCTACAAGCTGATATTTCTAGCTTCGATTACTTGAGCCATACTAGTTATCTAGTTATTAAGATAAAGCGCCGTTAGCGCGCTCTGGCTCATGGCATAATCAACCGTTGGTGGAGATCAAGACTCTTTGTCCCATTCAACACCTTCTTTCTTGGCCTCGGTAACAGCACGTTCTAGAAGGTAAGCAGCAAGGTTAGATAGAGGGCGTCCATCGTAATCAGCCCATCGCTGTAAATCGTCTGCAATCCGGTCTGGTAAGGTTACTTGTATACGTTTGCTCATAATCAAAATTATAAGTTTACCTGTTAGTTGATGTCAAATTTTACATTATTTGTACTTAAAACGGATCTTTTATATACATAATAGTATACTATTGATGTAATTATCAGCAAGTTTCCTATGGTAGAAACAGTTAGAGAAAAAAGCGATCAGCCTCCTAGCTATCAGCAAGCCTTAGACGAATTCGGCATCACACAACTGTTATCCCATTTGAAGGACTACGGCGATGCCGACTTTAATGCAGAGTCAATGGATATAGAAGAACCAGAACTAAAAACTCTAGCTACCCTCCTAATCCAGCACCTAACTGAGAATCTGACCGGAAAACTGATAGCCAGTTATTTAAATACCATCCGCCAGGTAGACTCAGATCTACTGTTTGACCCCATTAAAACAGAAATTGCGCCACCATCAATAGACCCCCCAGCTACTTGGAATCCTACAGCAACACCCCGTTATCAAACAGGCTCACCCATTAGGTGGCGACCTCTAAACGGTCAAATGGACTGGGGTGTTGTGATTGGATTCTTCTACGCCTACGCCAGGCATCAATGCCAATGGGCAATTTGCTACCTGATCTGGCTTGACAAAGACTCCCCTAGTGCAGCGTGGATCGTTGCTGACACCGCTTGGGAAGAAGACATTGAACCTCGGCATCCTAAGGGTACGCTAACAACCAACTATAAAGATTCCTATTCTTGGACTTGCACTGAGGCTTTTGGTCCTAGAAATTATTTGAAATCACCCAATGTGTTACGAACTCCCTCTGGGAGATACCGTTTCGATGATCAATATAGAACCTCTCCCCGGACTCTAACTCAACGAGAGCAAGATCTAATTGAACTCTACAGCAACTGCCAACTGGGTATGACTCCTAGAAAATTCTATCATAAATGGGATGTGAATTACGAACAAATCGCTAGTATCTGCTCTCGCTCAACTGCCACCGTTCAGCGCTGGTTTTCCAGCGGTCACAACTATCGCCGTCCCCAGCCAATTGATTTGCGCCATCTTGCCCTGATGGATTTTCTCTTGGAGCATTTTGAGGAGATTCCCCAGGTAGTTAGGAATTTGCTATGTCCTTATGATCAACAGCAAATCGGGGATGGGTAATGGTTATATCAAGTCTGCTTGAATACCCATAATTAAGGGGAGATGGTGGGAAGTGTGGGAAGTGTGGGGAGATGGGGGCAGGGCTGTTTCATTTTCAGAAATAAATTGTCAGGTCAATCGGGTGAAAGGGAGCTGGGGTGCTGGGGAGAGGGTTTTTTTCAGTTTAAAAATACCTTTTTATTAAGGGTAATTATCCTGACATGATATTAATAGCTAACAGATAACGGAAGCT includes:
- a CDS encoding Uma2 family endonuclease, which produces MRTRPAWPTANRIFTTITASMVSTFSSDEDSPVKTTQRIVLQNVSWQTYKALLADLGDHRASRLAYAQGMLEITMPSDRHETYKQLLERMVNTLTEELNLRVKGFASTTLNREDLEHGAEPDSCYYIGNVDCIQGRTVDLANDPPPDLVIEVDITSSSSRRFGIYKQIGVPEVWRYIGKSVEIYRLQNGDYVRCQDNFTFEILSVEIINQFLQQAETQDDTTMILAWRKWVRKNLPED
- a CDS encoding ribbon-helix-helix domain-containing protein, giving the protein MSKRIQVTLPDRIADDLQRWADYDGRPLSNLAAYLLERAVTEAKKEGVEWDKES